A single window of Candidatus Angelobacter sp. DNA harbors:
- a CDS encoding DUF262 and DUF1524 domain-containing protein → MKAEDVRLTELLEGPKQFIVPVFQRDYSWGTKHCLQLWKDIVRVGSNENAKAHFVGSVVYIAAEETSAKITRWLLIDGQQRLTTLTLLLTALRNRMPGGDANAQQAANEDGLPTRLELEDYYLCNTHGKGDRRHKLHLRRSDQETLVAMLDGKEQGNGVSERIRENFEFFEEQLADADLDLIYRGIKKLVAVDVCLTRGQDDPQMIFESLNSTGLDLTQADLIRNFVLMRQEEQLQTQLYQEYWQPIETAFGSRYRTDFDKFVRDYLTLQLKPSKQLKADEIYQQFRNYFHGVGGNNPIEDILANLKRFGNYYVAFSLGQESDAKLKEAFRRLRLLVEVASPVVLRLYDCFDRAKTLSLAEFVEAVELLESYVFRRSVCDMQTRSLGQIFSSLAYRIKDDAPLLSLKVGLHRQGKKRRFPTDAEFREGLETRDVYDMRHCHYLLDRLENDSKEKIETSSFTIEHIMPQNEELCAEWQTMLGANWKTVQEVWLHRLGNITLTGYNSEYSDLPLDKKKTLVDKDGKQVGFNFSPLRLNKYVRDQNAWTETEMETRGKELAAKGVGIWPALVADMAAVKATELEERKVQAAKFSLDKLEFDSESKALFDLLRPQILALGEDVIELCGAKSVTYRVYDFFVEVIPRKRRVSLILNLDFEECDDPTQRAFDATEYAFITHASETGGVLFSLEDTSHIAPAVHVVRQAYEKVAE, encoded by the coding sequence ATGAAAGCAGAAGATGTTCGTCTAACCGAATTGCTCGAAGGACCGAAGCAATTCATCGTGCCTGTCTTTCAGCGCGATTACAGTTGGGGCACGAAACATTGTCTCCAATTGTGGAAAGACATCGTGCGCGTCGGCTCGAACGAGAACGCCAAAGCGCACTTCGTCGGCTCAGTGGTTTACATCGCAGCCGAAGAAACCTCCGCCAAGATTACGCGCTGGCTTCTCATCGACGGCCAGCAACGCCTGACAACTTTGACACTGCTGCTGACCGCCTTGCGAAACCGTATGCCCGGCGGCGACGCGAACGCCCAACAAGCCGCCAACGAGGATGGCCTCCCGACGCGCCTTGAATTGGAAGATTACTACTTGTGCAACACACATGGAAAAGGCGACCGCCGGCACAAACTCCACTTGCGCCGCTCCGACCAAGAAACATTGGTCGCAATGCTGGACGGAAAGGAGCAAGGCAACGGCGTGTCTGAACGCATCCGCGAAAATTTTGAGTTCTTTGAGGAGCAATTGGCCGACGCCGATCTCGACCTGATATATCGCGGCATCAAAAAGCTAGTGGCCGTGGATGTATGCCTGACACGCGGGCAAGACGACCCGCAGATGATTTTCGAGAGCTTGAACTCCACGGGCCTCGACCTCACGCAAGCGGATTTGATTCGCAACTTCGTCCTGATGCGACAGGAAGAACAGTTGCAGACGCAGCTTTACCAGGAGTACTGGCAGCCGATTGAGACGGCTTTTGGCTCACGCTACCGGACGGACTTCGACAAGTTCGTGCGTGATTATCTCACCTTGCAACTCAAGCCGAGCAAGCAGTTGAAGGCCGATGAGATTTACCAACAGTTCCGAAACTATTTTCACGGTGTCGGTGGCAATAATCCCATCGAGGACATCCTTGCGAACCTGAAGCGATTCGGAAATTACTACGTTGCATTCAGTCTCGGTCAGGAATCGGACGCCAAGCTAAAAGAAGCGTTCCGTCGTCTGCGATTGCTCGTCGAAGTTGCCTCGCCCGTCGTGCTGAGGCTTTACGATTGCTTTGATCGCGCGAAGACTTTGTCGCTTGCCGAATTCGTGGAGGCGGTGGAACTGCTCGAAAGTTATGTATTTAGGCGCTCGGTCTGCGACATGCAGACGCGCAGCCTCGGACAAATTTTTTCTTCGCTGGCCTATCGCATTAAAGACGATGCCCCACTCCTTAGTTTGAAGGTTGGGCTGCATCGCCAGGGTAAGAAACGGCGCTTCCCCACAGACGCGGAATTTCGCGAGGGTCTCGAAACGCGCGACGTTTACGACATGCGACACTGCCACTACCTGCTCGACCGATTGGAAAATGACAGCAAAGAGAAAATCGAAACGTCGAGTTTCACCATTGAACACATCATGCCGCAGAACGAGGAGTTGTGTGCGGAGTGGCAAACCATGCTTGGCGCGAATTGGAAAACCGTGCAGGAGGTCTGGCTGCACCGTCTCGGCAACATTACGCTCACGGGCTACAACTCTGAATACAGCGACCTGCCGTTGGACAAGAAGAAAACGCTAGTGGATAAGGACGGAAAGCAGGTCGGCTTCAATTTCAGCCCGCTCAGGTTGAACAAGTACGTCCGCGACCAGAATGCTTGGACCGAGACAGAGATGGAAACACGGGGGAAGGAATTGGCCGCGAAGGGTGTTGGCATCTGGCCGGCACTGGTAGCGGATATGGCTGCCGTCAAAGCCACAGAGCTGGAAGAACGAAAAGTACAGGCTGCCAAATTCAGCCTAGATAAGTTGGAGTTCGACTCCGAATCCAAAGCTCTGTTCGATCTGCTGCGCCCGCAGATTCTCGCTCTGGGCGAAGATGTCATTGAATTGTGTGGAGCAAAAAGCGTCACATATCGCGTTTACGATTTCTTCGTCGAGGTCATTCCAAGGAAGCGGCGTGTGTCACTCATTTTGAATCTGGATTTCGAGGAATGCGATGACCCGACACAGCGAGCGTTCGACGCAACCGAATACGCCTTTATCACTCATGCGTCGGAGACTGGTGGTGTCCTATTCAGCTTGGAAGACACGTCGCATATCGCTCCCGCTGTCCATGTGGTACGGCAGGCTTACGAGAAAGTTGCAGAGTAG